CCCGGGCGACTTCTGGATCGGGTGTCACCCGCGTGCCGGGTGGGGAACGGCCGACGCGAACCTCATCGGGTGGGCCGGACTCGTCGACGTACCGCAAGCCGTCAGCGCCCTGCGCCGGGCGACCGCGGAACTCGTCCCGGCCGGTTCGCGCGTGGCCGCGGCCCCCGCGTTCGGGTTCGCCGTGGCCTTCAGATGATGTCAAGAAAACAAGCCGACTATCAACAATAACCGCCATCGGATTCGCACATGAGATTCGGTCCCAAGCACATAGCCCCGCTCGTCATCCTGACGTTCGCGGGCTTCGCGACGAGTCAGCAGCCGGCGCCCACCGCGGCCCCGGACCCGACCAAGGTCGAGTTCTTCGAGAAGAAGGTCCGGCCGATCCTTACGGACCACTGCTACCAGTGCCACTCAGCCGATACCAAGCCCGCGGGCGGGCTGCGCGTGGACGACCACCGGGGGCTCCTCACGGGCGGAAACACCGGCGCGGCCGTCGTGCCCGGCGACCCCGGCAAGAGCCTGCTCATCACGCGCGTCACGCAGAAGAACGAGAAGCGCCGGATGCCGATCGAGGGGAAGCACCTCACCGAGGAGCAGGTCGAAACGCTGACGAAGTGGATCAAGGACGGGGCCGTGTGGCCCGCGCTCCGCGTCCCCGCGTCACTCGGCAAGGCCAAACCCGAGTACGAGAAGCTCAAAAAGGAGCACTGGGCCTGGCAGCCGCTGACGAAGCCCACAACGCCCGCAGTCAACGACGCGGCGTGGGCGCGGGATGATGTGGACCGCTTCCTCCTCGCGAAGCTCGAAGCGAAGGGACTTAAACCGGTCGGCGACGCGGACAAGCTCACGCTCCTGCGCCGCGTCACGTTCGACCTCACCGGCCTTCCGCCGACGCCGGCCGAGATCGAAGCGTTCCTGAAGGACGACAGCCCGAAGGCATTCGAGAAGGTCGTGGACCGACTGCTCGCATCGCGCGCGTTCGGCGAGCGCTGGGGCCGGCACTGGCTCGACGTGGCCCGCTACGGCGAGAGCACCGGACCGAGCCGCAACATCCCGTACCCGCACGCCTGGAAGTACCGCGACTACGTCATCGACGCCGTCAACGCGGACGTGCCCTTCGATCGCTTCATCAAGGAGCAGATCGCGGGAGATCTGCTCCCGGCGGCCAACAATGACGAGCGCGACCGCCAGCTCACCGCGACCGGGCTCCTCGCGCTCGGCGTGAAGGACGTGAACCAGCGGTTCAAGGTCCGGTTCGTCATGGACAACGTGGACGAGCAGATCGACGCCGTGACGCGGTCCGTGGTCGGGCTGACGGTCTCGTGCGCCCGGTGCCACGACCACAAGTTCGACCCGATCTCGCAAGTCGACTACTACGCCCTCGCGGGGATCTTCACCAGTACCGACAACGCGGCCGGGTTGCGGAACCAGATGGGCGGCGCGGGGCTGGCGTACTACGTCCCGGGGATGCTCGTGAAGCTCAGCGGCGAACTCCCGCCGGCCGACCCGCAACAGGTCGCAAAGCTCACGGCCGAAGTGGAGGTCGCGAAGAAGGCGTGGGACGCGATCCGCGGAACGCCCGAAGGTCTGAAGACCGCGGCCAACGGTCAGCCGACCCAGCGCCCGTTCCGGCTCAAGTACGAGGGCCTTCAGGGGCAACTGAACGCCCTCACGGACCCGGCCGCACGCGGGCACGCGGTCCACGGGGCACGTGACGCCCAGGTGATCGCGGACACCGAGGTGCGCCTGCGTGGGGAGGCCGAAAAGCTCGGCCCGACCGTGCCGCGCGGGTTCCTGACGACGTTCGAGGTGCCCGGCGCCCCGAAGGTGAACCCGAAGCAGAGCGGCCGGCTCGAACTGGCGCAGTGGTTCACCAGCCCGAAGAACCCGCTCACCCCGCGCGTCGCCGTGAACCGCGTGTGGCAGCACCTGTTCGGCACCGGGATCGTGAACACGGTCGATAACTTCGGTGTGACCGGCGACACCCCCACGCACCCGGAACTGCTCGACCACCTGGCCAACCGCTTCCTCGCCGACGACTGGAGCGTGAAGAAGCTCGTGCGGCAACTGGTGCTCACCCGCGCGTACCAGTTGGGTTCGGATGCGACCGAAGCGCACCGCACGGCGGACCCGGCGAACCGGCTCGTCTGGCGGCACGCCCCGCGCCGGCTCAGCGCCGAGGAGGTCCGCGACGCGACGCTGGCCGCTGCCGGCACGCTCGACCCCAAGCGGCCCGAGGGCTCGTCGGCCAAGGCGCTCCGCATGGTGGAGATGCGCGACAACGGCCCGGAAGCGAAGACGATCAACGACCAGGCCGACGCCGCGCGGTACCGCAGCGTGTACCTGCCGCTCCTGCGCGGGGTCACGCCGCACGCGCTCGAAGCCTTCGACCCGGTGGACCAGACCCTCGTGAGCGGCACGCGCGACACGACCACGGTTCCGGGCCAGTCACTGTTCCTCCTGAACTCGATCTTCGTGCGCAAGCAGGCGATCAGCTTCGCCGAGCGCGTCCTGAAGCCCAAGGACGCGACCGACGACGACCGCGTGAAGGCCGCCTACCAGCTCGCTCTGGGGCGCACGCCGACGGACAAGGAGATCGACCGGGCGAAGGCGTTCGTGGGCGAATACGAGTCGGCGTACCGCGCGAACCCGCCGAAGGCCGTCGCCCCGCCGAAGAAGCCCAAGCCCGCGGACGCACCGAAGCCGGGCGAACCGCCGCTCGACCCGGACCAGATCGACCAGACCGGCGAAACGGTCACCGAGGAAGTGGTCCAACCGAAGGACGCCAGGACCGCCGCGTGGATGGCCCTCACTCAGGCCCTCTTCGCCAGTGCCGAGTTCCGGTACGTGCGCTGACCGCTTCCGTGTGGTCCGCTCGTAACGCGGGCGGACCACACTCAAGAACCCAAAACATCCCAATAAGGAACTTACTCGTGACCCACGCACCATACGCTCCTTTTTCGCGCCGCCAAGCACTGAAGTCTGCCGGCGCGGGCTTCGGCTACCTCGCCCTCGCGGGCCTGCTCGGTGAATCCGCCCGCGCCGCGGACAAGGCCGCGCCGAAGCCGCTCGCACCGAAAGAGCCGCACTTCAAGGCCAAGGCCAAGCGCCTGATCTTCGTTCACATGAACGGGGCGATGTCGCACCACGACACGTTCGACTACAAGCCGCAGCTCGTGAAGGACAACGGCAAGCCCGGTCCCGGGGGCGGCACACTTACGGCGTCGAAGTTCAAATTCTCGCAGCACGGTTCGACTGGCTCGTGGTTCTCCGAACTGCTCCCGAACTTGGCCAAGCACGCGGACAAGCTGACGTGGCTCCGCGGGCTGCACACCGACACCCCCGCGCACCCGCAAGCCGTGGTGCAACTGCACACCGGTAGCGCGAACGCGGCCCTCACGCGGCCGAGCATGGGCGCGTGGTTGCTGTACGGCCTCGGCAGCGAGAACGCGGACCTGCCCGGGTACGTCACGATCAACCCGCCGCCGAACTTCGGCGGGGCGGTGAACTACGGCAGCGCGTTCCTCCCGGCGCACTTCCAGGGCACGCGCATCAACGACGTGGGCTACCTCCCGAACCTGAAGGCGACCGCCGCGAACGACCTCCAGCGCAAGCAGATCGACCTGATCCAGAACATGAACCGCGACCTCGCGGCCACGTCCGGCGCCCCCGACGCGGTGGACGGCGTGATCGAGTCGTTCGAGCTGGCGTTCAAGATGCAGGGCAAGGTGCCGGAGCTTCTCGACATCTCCAAAGAGCCGAAGAAAGTGCTCGAAGCCTACGGCGTGAAGGATGGCCCCGCGGGCGCGTTCGCGCGGCAGTGCGTGATGGCCCGGCGCCTGAGTGAGGCCGGCGTGCGGTTCGTGGAGATCTGCCAGCCGGGGTGGGACCACCACAACAACCTGCACAAGGGCATGATCGACCGGTGCGGGTCCGTGGATCAGCCGACCGCCGCACTGCTTTCTGACCTGGAATCGCGCGGGCTATTGGACGACACGCTCGTGCTGTTCGGCAGCGAGTTCGGACGCCTGCCGACGTCGCAGGGCGCGGACGGGCGCGACCACAACATCACCGGCTACCCGATGTTCTTGACCGGTGCGGGCGTGAAGAAGGGCGCCACCTACGGCGCGACCGACGAGTACGGCATCAAGGCCGTGGAGGGGCGCATGCACACGAACGACTTCCACGCGACGCTCCTGGCGCTCATGGGCCTGGACCACGAGAAGCTGACCTACAAGTACGCCGGGCGCGACTTCCGCCTGACCGACGTGAAGGGGACCGTGGCGAAGGAAATCTTCGCCTGATCGTAATGCGCTCCCGCCGCTGGTGAATCGGGTGATCGGAGAGAGCACCCGGTGAGCGGCGGTGACTGTCACCGTTTCGGGTCGGCGTTGAGGAGCGACGACCGGGCGGCGGGGGCGTTATTCTACTCTGCTATGATTCACTCGCGCGACAGACAATTGTCAATGACCGATGAGCGAATTCAGTTTCAATTGCTGTGGCTCGATACCCGGTTTCGATTCCCTTACAGCGAGCTGCGATCGCAAGGGAGCGAGAGGCACACCCGACTTATAACGAGCCGCGACCGCCAGGGAGCGGGAGGGGCACCCGGCTTGTCGACACGGTCCCACGCACGGGAAGCCCCGCTCCCTGGCGATCACGGCTCGTGATAAGCCGCTACGACGGTCTCGAAACGAGACTAAATCCCTGACTTCTTATCTGAAGGTCTGTCTCTTCTTCGGATCACGGGAACCCAGTTGGTATCCGTGTCGTACACCGCAAGAAAGTGGTGCTCCCACTTCTTGTTTTTCGTGCGAAACCGACAGGCGAACCAGGGCGCGCCGTATTCATCGATCTCGTAAATACGAACCGCCCGCCCCCGGGCGACCAGCTTTTTGTAAACCCGCACCGTCTCCGCATGGATCTGATAACCCGGTATCCCGTCGCCCGGAACTCCCGTGATTCTGATCCGGTCACCGACTTTCAATTCGCTCGCCGTCATCGGGCGCCCTTGGGACCGTGTCGCAGCAATGATACCCGACTCCAAACGGGAGGGCTTCAGATCCGGGGCAACATCGGAATGCACGTGGTCTCTTACACGGTTCCCGACCGCGGCTTGTATCACTCCTTGCCGAGCACCAGATCCACGACCCAGCACCCGCGCACGTGCGGCCCTTCACCGCGGCAGTGGTTCAGGATGTCGGCGCTATCACAGCCCGCGTCCTGGAGCGCGTCGGCCAGGATCGGCATCGCGCCGAAGTCGCGCGATTCGTACATCTGCGCCGCCAGCGCGAGAGTGGTGGAGGTGCGCCACGAAGGGGAGAACGTCACGGGGCGAAAGGGGTTGCCGAAGATGTCGCGGAGGAGGCACGTTACATTCGTGAAGCGACTCGCGATAGTGGCGATATCACTAACGTAACCGGAGGGGCCACCGCCTCGAAAGAAGTGAGATTCGGGCCTCGCTGTCGTGCATGCTAATATCGCGGCCGCGCACCGCTTCTGCGGCGCCAGCGTCCCCAGAGCAGCGACGTCAACGGGATGGGGCGCGGCCCGGTCCAATTCTTCGCTCGCGAGTTGAGCCGCGGAACCGGCTCGATCCAGTTCTAGCTCGTCGATTAACTGATCGGCGAAGCGCTCGGCCTGCTCCACCGCGAACCGGCTCCTCTCGTCGACGAGTTGGCGCCAGCCCGCGCGGACGCACGCGCACGTGAATAAGCGGGTCTTTCGCTCACTCGCATCGCGCGCGAATGCGAGCATCGAGTCCGTGTAGGTATCGGAACAGATCAGCCATTCCGCTTCGGTCATCGTTCACCCTCCACGCTCCCAGCATGGTCGATCCAGTGCCCGATGCAAGCGCGAATGCGCGTGCAATAACGGGCAGGGCGGAGGGCCTCTGCAACGTTCTGGCCTGTATTAAGGTGACCTATTGAGGAGGCACAGACAGGAATGTCGGTGCCATGAGTCGAAGAGAAGAATAATCCAGAACGCAGTGCGCCCGCGCACCACTCGACCCCGGCCACATCACCCCGCGACGACGCGGTTGCGGCCGGTTTCCTTCGCCTGGTACAAGTTCTTGTCGGCACGGGCGACGAGGTCGCTCGGGAGCAGCGGGTCGGCGGGCAGGGTCACGGCCGCGCCGATGCTGACGGTGACCGAGTAGGTCACGCCGTTGAACGAGAACGGGGGCCGGCTCATCACGTCCCGGATGCGCTCCGCAACGATCTTCGCCTTCGCGAGATCGGACTCGGGCAGCACCACGGCGAACTCTTCGCCCCCGTACCGGGCGAGCAACTCGTCCTGCCGGATCACGGCCTTCACGCGGGTACACAGCTCGCGCAGCGTCAGGTCGCCCACGAGGTGCCCGAACCGGTCGTTGATCGACTTGAAGTGATCGATGTCGAGCATGAGCAGCGCGAGCGGTCGGGTGTGGCGCGTGCTGCGGGCGATCTCGCGGTCCAGGAATTCGGTCAGGTACCGGCGGTTGTGGACCTGGGTCAGCCCGTCCAGAACGGTGAGCCGGTAGATCTCCTCGTGGTACTCGGCTTCCAGGTTCCCGCCGCCGAGGAACCGGTAAATGCAGTTACCGATCCGCAAGTAGTCGCCGTCGCGCAGCCCGCTCTCGCGCTTCTGCTGGTTGTTCACGAACGTGCCGTTCGTGCTGCCCAGGTCGGTGACGACGTACTCGCCGTCGTCCCCGCGGACGATCTTCGCGTGGTACCGGGAGACCGATGCGTCGGTGTTGCGGACCGCGCAGTCGTCGGCGCGCCCGATGAACGCGGGCTCGGCCCCGAGCGCGTACCGGGTGCCCATGTCCGGGCCGGTCGGGTAGATGTAGACCAGGCAGGCGGCTTTATTGGCACCGCGGGCCGGGATCGTACTGGGGGTCCGAAACGTTTGGACCGAGTTCTCGGTCGGGATTAGTTCCGCGATCATGTACCAACTCGCTACGGGCTGTGGGGGGATTCTGGGCGAAACAGCTCGAACGTAAGACAGTCGGAGAATGCGTGGGCGCACCGGGGCCGTAGACCGGCCCGAACCGGGAGTGTTACGGCGTTACGGCGCGAACGGGTTGGTGACCGGCGGGATGACCGGCAGCGTGGGCGGGGGCGTCGGGGTGGGCGTGGGCGTGGTGATCGGGGCCAGGGGCGGGGGCGGCGGGACGGTCGGGTTCACGATGATCGGGTCGAGCGGGTCGCTCAGCGTCCGCGCCGACAGCACCAGCCCCAGCGACTGGAGAGCGGAGCCGTCCTGTGTGGCCGCGTTGAACACCACCGAGTACGACCCGGACACGAGCCACACGGCCCCGGTCGAGAGCGGCTGGCCGGCGCGGGCCACGGTGGTGAACACCGCGTGCCCGGTCGCGTCGTAGATGGTCATGCGCACCGCGGTCAGGGCCGTCGCGGAGCCGCCCGTCGCGGTCAGCGCGAACTGCGTGAGCCGGTCGCCCGCCACGTCCATCGTGGTGTACTGAACGGCTTCGGGTGCCGTAAGGGTGTCCGCCGTGACATGGGTGTAGGTGGTCGGGGCGACGGGCGCGAGCGTGGCGCCCAGGGTGTAGGTTCCCGACGCGGAGCTGCCGGCCGCGGCCGACGCCGCCACGCGGATGAAGTACGTCGTGCCGGTGGTCGCGTTCGCGAGCTGGATCGAGTACGCCCCGCCCTCGTTCAGGGTCACGGTGGTGGGGAGCAGTTGGCCGCTCGCGTTGTACACCGTGACCGACGGGAGCAGCCCGTTGGTGGCCGTCATCGTTCCGAGG
The Gemmata palustris DNA segment above includes these coding regions:
- a CDS encoding PSD1 and planctomycete cytochrome C domain-containing protein, producing MRFGPKHIAPLVILTFAGFATSQQPAPTAAPDPTKVEFFEKKVRPILTDHCYQCHSADTKPAGGLRVDDHRGLLTGGNTGAAVVPGDPGKSLLITRVTQKNEKRRMPIEGKHLTEEQVETLTKWIKDGAVWPALRVPASLGKAKPEYEKLKKEHWAWQPLTKPTTPAVNDAAWARDDVDRFLLAKLEAKGLKPVGDADKLTLLRRVTFDLTGLPPTPAEIEAFLKDDSPKAFEKVVDRLLASRAFGERWGRHWLDVARYGESTGPSRNIPYPHAWKYRDYVIDAVNADVPFDRFIKEQIAGDLLPAANNDERDRQLTATGLLALGVKDVNQRFKVRFVMDNVDEQIDAVTRSVVGLTVSCARCHDHKFDPISQVDYYALAGIFTSTDNAAGLRNQMGGAGLAYYVPGMLVKLSGELPPADPQQVAKLTAEVEVAKKAWDAIRGTPEGLKTAANGQPTQRPFRLKYEGLQGQLNALTDPAARGHAVHGARDAQVIADTEVRLRGEAEKLGPTVPRGFLTTFEVPGAPKVNPKQSGRLELAQWFTSPKNPLTPRVAVNRVWQHLFGTGIVNTVDNFGVTGDTPTHPELLDHLANRFLADDWSVKKLVRQLVLTRAYQLGSDATEAHRTADPANRLVWRHAPRRLSAEEVRDATLAAAGTLDPKRPEGSSAKALRMVEMRDNGPEAKTINDQADAARYRSVYLPLLRGVTPHALEAFDPVDQTLVSGTRDTTTVPGQSLFLLNSIFVRKQAISFAERVLKPKDATDDDRVKAAYQLALGRTPTDKEIDRAKAFVGEYESAYRANPPKAVAPPKKPKPADAPKPGEPPLDPDQIDQTGETVTEEVVQPKDARTAAWMALTQALFASAEFRYVR
- a CDS encoding DUF1501 domain-containing protein; protein product: MTHAPYAPFSRRQALKSAGAGFGYLALAGLLGESARAADKAAPKPLAPKEPHFKAKAKRLIFVHMNGAMSHHDTFDYKPQLVKDNGKPGPGGGTLTASKFKFSQHGSTGSWFSELLPNLAKHADKLTWLRGLHTDTPAHPQAVVQLHTGSANAALTRPSMGAWLLYGLGSENADLPGYVTINPPPNFGGAVNYGSAFLPAHFQGTRINDVGYLPNLKATAANDLQRKQIDLIQNMNRDLAATSGAPDAVDGVIESFELAFKMQGKVPELLDISKEPKKVLEAYGVKDGPAGAFARQCVMARRLSEAGVRFVEICQPGWDHHNNLHKGMIDRCGSVDQPTAALLSDLESRGLLDDTLVLFGSEFGRLPTSQGADGRDHNITGYPMFLTGAGVKKGATYGATDEYGIKAVEGRMHTNDFHATLLALMGLDHEKLTYKYAGRDFRLTDVKGTVAKEIFA
- a CDS encoding GGDEF domain-containing protein: MIAELIPTENSVQTFRTPSTIPARGANKAACLVYIYPTGPDMGTRYALGAEPAFIGRADDCAVRNTDASVSRYHAKIVRGDDGEYVVTDLGSTNGTFVNNQQKRESGLRDGDYLRIGNCIYRFLGGGNLEAEYHEEIYRLTVLDGLTQVHNRRYLTEFLDREIARSTRHTRPLALLMLDIDHFKSINDRFGHLVGDLTLRELCTRVKAVIRQDELLARYGGEEFAVVLPESDLAKAKIVAERIRDVMSRPPFSFNGVTYSVTVSIGAAVTLPADPLLPSDLVARADKNLYQAKETGRNRVVAG